The Geobacter sp. AOG2 genome includes a window with the following:
- a CDS encoding amino acid ABC transporter permease, with product MDQFFNTAVITDNFTYFMIGRFPHGPLGGLGLTLYLAATSCVLSFFGGLILGLLSITRFPAIRYPAIAFINLVRGMPLLMVIFWMYFLLPALFGKATESQTVIMALTLFTSAYMSRIVVAGIEGIPKGQTEAAISTGLKPWQAMLYIVLPQGLRNMIPSFVNQFVSLIKDTSLAFIVGVSELTHVGTQINNRTMAYPTEIFVFIAVVYFIICYAFTSLSRWLEQRLAWRKAI from the coding sequence ATGGACCAATTTTTCAATACAGCGGTGATCACCGACAACTTCACCTACTTCATGATCGGCCGTTTTCCCCACGGCCCCCTGGGCGGCCTGGGCCTGACCCTGTACCTGGCGGCGACCTCCTGCGTTCTCTCCTTTTTCGGCGGCCTGATCCTGGGATTGCTCAGCATCACCCGCTTCCCGGCCATACGTTACCCCGCCATCGCCTTTATCAACCTGGTGCGCGGCATGCCCCTCCTGATGGTCATCTTCTGGATGTACTTCCTCTTGCCCGCCCTGTTCGGCAAGGCAACGGAAAGCCAGACCGTCATCATGGCGCTGACCCTGTTCACGTCGGCCTATATGTCCCGCATCGTGGTGGCCGGCATCGAGGGGATTCCGAAGGGACAGACCGAGGCGGCCATCTCCACCGGCCTCAAGCCGTGGCAGGCCATGCTCTACATAGTGCTTCCCCAGGGACTGCGCAACATGATCCCCTCCTTCGTCAACCAGTTCGTCTCCCTGATCAAGGACACCTCCCTGGCCTTTATCGTCGGCGTATCCGAACTGACCCACGTGGGGACCCAGATCAACAACCGCACCATGGCCTATCCGACGGAAATCTTCGTTTTCATCGCCGTGGTCTATTTCATCATCTGTTACGCATTCACCTCCCTCTCGCGCTGGCTGGAACAACGGCTTGCCTGGCGCAAGGCCATTTGA
- a CDS encoding ABC transporter substrate-binding protein gives MKKLVTLLMVTVLASIAAKTVLAADTLAEVKKKGVLVAGVKDSLPPFGYVDEKTRTIVGYDIDFIRAIAKKLGVRVELKPVTSASRMPQLEGGHIDIIAATMTKNPERAKQIDFSHTYFLTGQKFITRKGAVKSLKDLEGKRIGTAKGSTSEQNVKKAIPSATVLSFDDYPQALLALEQGKVQAVTTDESILIGILDKAPNKSSFEIPSIRISDEPYGLGMRKGDKHFVDFVNKTLLEMEKSGEAARIFNKWFGPYHLQRTFKITADK, from the coding sequence ATGAAAAAACTGGTAACATTACTCATGGTCACGGTGCTGGCCTCGATAGCCGCCAAAACCGTGCTGGCCGCCGACACGCTGGCTGAAGTGAAGAAAAAAGGGGTACTGGTTGCCGGGGTCAAGGACTCCCTGCCCCCCTTTGGCTATGTGGATGAGAAGACCCGCACCATCGTGGGCTACGACATCGATTTTATCCGTGCCATCGCCAAAAAACTGGGCGTCAGGGTTGAACTCAAACCGGTCACCTCGGCCAGCCGCATGCCCCAGCTGGAGGGAGGGCATATCGACATCATCGCCGCCACCATGACCAAGAATCCCGAGCGGGCCAAACAGATCGACTTCAGCCATACCTACTTTCTGACCGGCCAGAAATTCATCACCAGAAAAGGGGCCGTCAAGAGCCTGAAGGACCTGGAAGGCAAAAGGATCGGCACCGCCAAGGGTTCCACCTCGGAGCAGAACGTGAAGAAGGCCATCCCTTCCGCCACCGTGCTCTCGTTCGACGACTACCCCCAGGCGCTGCTGGCCCTCGAGCAGGGTAAGGTTCAAGCGGTAACCACCGACGAATCCATACTCATCGGTATTCTGGACAAAGCACCGAACAAGAGCAGCTTTGAAATCCCGAGCATCCGTATTTCCGACGAGCCCTATGGCCTCGGCATGCGCAAGGGAGACAAGCATTTCGTCGATTTCGTCAACAAGACCCTCCTGGAGATGGAAAAATCCGGCGAAGCCGCCAGGATCTTCAACAAATGGTTCGGTCCGTATCACCTGCAACGTACTTTCAAGATCACTGCCGACAAGTAA
- a CDS encoding amino acid ABC transporter permease — MLKYHFDWSVVTSGKYFEWLVSGFKVTLQLSALSIVLAFLLGLLIAVMRMSNNRPVRWFAHAYLEFFRNTPLLVQIFFWYFGSYKILPTVVNDWLNNSNFEFAAAVIALTIYTSAFIAEDIRSGVLAIPKEQMEAARSAGFSYIRSMQYIILPQAVRLTVPPLVNQFLNLAKNSSLAMTIGVMELTYQARQVESYTFKGFEAFTAATVVYVAISFFITALVNIYNEKVLNIHKAA, encoded by the coding sequence GTGCTTAAATATCACTTCGACTGGTCGGTCGTAACCTCGGGTAAATATTTCGAATGGCTGGTCTCGGGGTTCAAGGTTACCTTGCAACTCTCGGCGCTCTCCATCGTGCTGGCCTTCCTGCTGGGGCTCTTGATCGCCGTCATGCGCATGAGCAACAACAGGCCCGTCCGCTGGTTTGCCCATGCCTACCTGGAATTCTTTCGCAACACCCCGCTTCTGGTGCAGATCTTCTTCTGGTACTTCGGCTCGTACAAGATCCTTCCCACCGTCGTCAACGATTGGCTGAACAACTCCAACTTCGAGTTTGCGGCCGCCGTGATCGCACTGACCATCTACACCTCGGCCTTCATCGCCGAGGATATCCGTTCCGGCGTGCTGGCCATCCCCAAGGAGCAGATGGAGGCGGCCCGCAGCGCAGGGTTTTCCTACATTCGCTCCATGCAGTACATCATCCTGCCCCAGGCGGTCCGGCTCACGGTGCCGCCGCTGGTGAACCAGTTCCTCAACCTGGCCAAGAACTCGTCCCTGGCCATGACCATCGGCGTTATGGAGCTGACCTACCAGGCCCGCCAGGTGGAAAGCTACACCTTCAAGGGTTTCGAGGCGTTCACCGCAGCAACCGTCGTTTATGTGGCCATTTCGTTTTTCATCACCGCCCTGGTGAACATCTACAACGAGAAAGTCCTCAACATTCACAAGGCGGCCTGA
- a CDS encoding amino acid ABC transporter ATP-binding protein has protein sequence MITFKGVHKWFKSLHVLNDINLHVTPGEVLVVCGPSGSGKSTLIRTINQLEPIDKGTLVVDGMDLLDKKTDINKLRAEVGFVFQQFNLYPHLSVLNNITLAPMKIRKTAKKDAEEQAMALLERVGLAEKRTAYPSQLSGGQQQRVAIARALAMKPRIMLFDEPTSALDPEMIGEVLAVMKDLAVSGMTMVVVTHEMGFAREVAHRVAFMDAGTVLEEAPPEEFFSRPKHERAQQFLRQLLTPMHCECP, from the coding sequence ATGATTACCTTCAAAGGCGTGCACAAGTGGTTCAAGAGCCTGCACGTACTCAACGATATCAACCTGCACGTAACGCCCGGCGAGGTTTTGGTCGTCTGCGGACCGTCCGGTTCCGGCAAGTCCACCCTCATCCGCACCATCAACCAGCTCGAACCCATCGACAAAGGGACGCTGGTGGTGGACGGCATGGACCTCCTGGACAAAAAAACCGATATCAACAAACTGCGGGCCGAGGTCGGCTTCGTCTTCCAGCAGTTCAACCTGTACCCGCACCTTTCCGTCCTGAACAACATCACCCTGGCCCCGATGAAGATCCGCAAGACCGCGAAAAAAGACGCCGAAGAACAGGCCATGGCATTGCTGGAGCGGGTCGGACTGGCCGAGAAACGCACTGCGTACCCGTCCCAGCTCTCCGGCGGCCAGCAGCAACGCGTGGCCATTGCCCGCGCCCTGGCGATGAAGCCGAGGATCATGCTCTTCGACGAGCCTACCTCGGCCCTTGACCCGGAGATGATCGGCGAGGTCCTGGCGGTCATGAAGGATTTGGCCGTGAGCGGCATGACCATGGTGGTGGTCACCCACGAGATGGGGTTTGCCCGCGAGGTTGCCCACCGGGTGGCCTTCATGGACGCCGGCACCGTCCTGGAGGAGGCGCCGCCCGAAGAGTTTTTCAGCAGGCCCAAGCACGAGCGCGCCCAACAGTTCCTGCGCCAGCTCCTGACGCCGATGCACTGCGAATGTCCCTAA